A region from the Lemur catta isolate mLemCat1 chromosome 7, mLemCat1.pri, whole genome shotgun sequence genome encodes:
- the LOC123642021 gene encoding olfactory receptor 51H1-like, whose product MTKKTCSEAGVCLDFGPGGISGKSASQVSIGSLQRKLGSALALLLLSLCATVAVSIRKDTSFPDQALVNHCSTMSLLNQTADNHQTFFTLTGIPGMPEKDLWMALPLCLLYSTTFLGNVTILVVIKVEQSLYEPMYYFLAMLAATDLSLSLSSMPTMVSVHWFSWRSVNFNACISQMFFIHTLGGVESGVLVAMAFDRFVAIRFPLHYATVLTHGVIGKIGAAVLLRSVGAVLPVPFLIKRLPFCHSNVLSHAYCLHQDAMRLACADTRVNSIYGLLAVIFIIVLDALILLVSYILILQAVLGIASREERLKAINTCLSHICAVLLFYVPLISMTLVHRYGKHLSPLIHTFMANVYLLLPPVLNPIVYSVRTKQIRRRIVQVFCGGRVGP is encoded by the exons ATGACAAAGAAGACTTGCTCAGAAGCTGGAGTCTGTCTGGACTTTGGCCCTGGGGGCATCTCCGGGAAGTCAGCCTCTCAGGTCTCCATAGGATCACTCCAGAGGAAACTGGGATCTGCCCTAGCATTATTGCTTTTAAGTCTCTGTGCTACAGTGGCTGTCAGCATCAGAAAAGACACGAGCTTCCCAGACCAGGCTCTGG TCAACCACTGTTCCACTATGTCACTGCTCAACCAAACTGCTGATAACCACCAGACCTTCTTCACCCTGACTGGGATTCCAGGAATGCCAGAGAAGGACTTGTGGATGGCCTTGCCCCTCTGTCTTCTGTACAGCACCACGTTCCTGGGCAACGTCACCATCCTTGTTGTGATCAAAGTTGAGCAAAGTCTCTATGAGCCCATGTATTATTTTCTGGCCATGTTAGCTGCTACTGACCTTAGCCTTTCACTATCTTCCATGCCCACCATGGTCAGTGTTCACTGGTTCAGCTGGCGTTCGGTAAATTTTAATGCCTGTATCAGCCAGATGTTCTTCATCCACACCTTAGGGGGAGTGGAATCAGGTGTTCTGGTGGCCATGGCCTTTGATCGCTTTGTGGCCATCCGATTCCCTTTGCATTATGCTACTGTTCTTACTCATGGGGTCATTGGCAAAATTGGAGCAGCAGTCCTGCTGCGGAGCGTGGGGGCTGTGCTCCCTGTGCCTTTCCTCATCAAAAGGCTACCTTTCTGCCACTCCAATGTCCTCTCCCATGCATACTGCCTCCATCAGGATGCCATGAGGCTTGCCTGTGCTGACACACGTGTCAATAGCATCTATGGCCTGCTGGCTGTGATCTTCATCATTGTGTTAGATGCCTTAATCCTCTTGGTGTCTTACATTCTAATCCTCCAGGCAGTATTGGGCATTGCTTCCCGGGAAGAGAGGCTCAAGGCTATCAACACCTGTCTCTCTCATATCTGTGCAGTGCTGCTTTTCTATGTGCCTCTCATCAGCATGACCCTGGTTCATCGCTATGGGAAGCATCTGTCACCACTAATACACACATTCATGGCCAATGTCTACCTGCTGCTCCCTCCTGTGCTCAATCCCATTGTGTACAGTGTTAGGACCAAGCAGATCCGGAGGCGTATTGTCCAGGTGTTCTGTGGGGGCAGGGTTGGCCCTTAA
- the LOC123641559 gene encoding olfactory receptor 51A7-like: MNILNSSEIEITTFFLIGIPGLEHVQVWVSIPICLMYLVAVLGNCTILFVIRTEPSLHAPMYYFLSMLAVSDLGLSLSSLPTMLRIFVFNATGISPNACFAQEFFIHGFTDMESSVLLIMSFDRFLAIRNPLRYSSILTSARVAKMGLMFLIKSMLLVLPFPFTLKRLTYCRKSLLSHSYCLHQDVMKLACSDNTVNFFYGFFVALCMMSDSVFIAVSYVLILKTVMGIGSHKERLKALNTCVSHICAVLIFYVPIIALASMHRFGKHKSPMAMILIADIFLLVPPLMNPIVYCVKTRQIRDKVLGKLGLK, translated from the coding sequence ATGAACATTCTCAATTCTTCTGAAATTGAAATTACCACCTTCTTCCTGATTGGAATCCCAGGGCTGGAGCATGTTCAGGTGTGGGTCTCCATCCCCATATGCCTCATGTACCTGGTAGCTGTCCTGGGTAATTGCACCATCCTCTTTGTGATCAGGACTGAGCCATCACTCCATGCACCCATGTACTATTTCCTTTCCATGTTGGCTGTCTCTGACCTGGGTCTGTCCCTCTCCTCCCTACCCACTATGCTGAGGATCTTTGTATTCAATGCCACAGGAATCTCTCCAAATGCCTGCTTTGCTCAAGAATTCTTTATCCATGGATTCACAGATATGGAATCCTCAGTGCTTCTGATCATGTCATTCGACCGCTTTTTGGCCATCCGCAACCCGCTGAGATACAGCTCTATCCTCACCAGTGCCAGAGTTGCCAAAATGGGGCTGATGTTTCTCATTAAAAGCATGCTATTAGTACTCCCATTTCCTTTCACTCTTAAAAGATTGACATATTGTAGGAAAAGCCTACTTTCTCATTCCTACTGTCTCCATCAGGATGTCATGAAGCTGGCCTGCTCTGACAACACAGTCAACTTTTTCTATGGTTTCTTTGTTGCCCTCTGTATGATGTCAGACAGTGTGTTCATTGCTGTGTCCTATGTGCTCATCCTGAAAACTGTGATGGGAATTGGGTCCCATAAGGAGCGGCTGAAGGCTCTCAACACCTGTGTCTCCCACATCTGTGCTGTTCTTATCTTCTACGTGCCCATCATTGCTTTGGCATCCATGCACCGCTTTGGCAAGCATAAGTCCCCAATGGCCATGATCCTCATTGCCGACATTTTCTTGCTAGTGCCACCTCTAATGAATCCCATTGTATATTGTGTGAAGACACGACAAATTCGTGACAAGGTTTTGGGAAAACTAGGTCTAAAATAA
- the LOC123641647 gene encoding olfactory receptor 51T1: MLIFNNTTSSSSNFLLTAFPGLERAHIWISIPVCCLYVIALLGNSMIFFITIIERSLHKPMYYFLSMLSVIDLCLTITTLPTVLGVLWFHAREISIKACLVQMFFLHAFSSLESSVLVTMAFDRFMAICNPLKYATVLTDMMVLVIVLVVCIRQVLFSSPVVVTIQTLSFYGGQELSHPFCYHPDVIKYTRSNSWLSSFCGMFLQLYMIGTDLLFILFSYVLILRTVLSTVTPKKQQKALSTCVCHICAVTVFYMPMLSLSLSHRLFRSTPRVLCSTLANIYLLLPPVLNPIIYSLKTKTIRQAMFQLLRSKCSQGRHVRGLRGRRD, encoded by the coding sequence ATGCTAATTTTCAAcaacaccacctcctcctcctcaaacTTTCTCCTCACTGCATTCCCTGGGCTGGAACGTGCTCACATCTGGATCTCCATTCCTGTCTGCTGTCTCTACGTCATTGCCCTCTTGGGAAATAGCATGATCTTTTTTATCACCATTATTGAGCGGAGTCTGCACAAACCCATGTACTATTTTCTCTCCATGCTCTCAGTTATTGATCTGTGTCTGACCATCACAACCCTTCCCACTGTGCTCGGGGTCCTCTGGTTTCATGCTCGGGAGATCAGCATCAAAGCTTGCCTCGTTCAAATGTTCTTCCTGCATGCTTTCTCCTCCCTGGAGTCCTCAGTGCTGGTCACCATGGCCTTTGATCGCTTCATGGCCATCTGTAACCCACTGAAGTACGCGACTGTCCTCACAGACATGATGGTCCTGGTAATTGTACTGGTTGTCTGCATACGACAGGTACTTTTCTCAAGTCCTGTGGTTGTAACCATACAGACTCTGTCTTTTTATGGGGGTCAAGAGCTTTCCCACCCATTCTGTTACCACCCAGATGTGATCAAATACACACGTTCCAACTCCTGGTTGAGCAGTTTTTGTGGCATGTTTCTTCAGCTCTACATGATTGGCACTGACTTACTGTTTATTCTTTTCTCCTATGTCCTGATCCTCCGTACTGTTCTGAGCACCGTGACcccaaagaaacaacaaaaagctCTCAGCACTTGTGTCTGTCACATTTGTGCTGTCACTGTTTTCTACATGCCAATGCTCAGCCTATCTTTGTCACACCGTCTCTTCCGCTCCACCCCAAGGGTGCTCTGCAGCACTTTGGCCAATATTTACCTGCTCTTACCACCTGTCCTGAACCCTATCATTTACAGCTTGAAGACCAAGACCATCCGCCAGGCTATGTTCCAGTTGCTCCGATCCAAGTGTTCACAGGGTCGTCATGTGAGGGGTCTTAGAGGAAGGAGGGATTGA